In Sphingobacterium zeae, one genomic interval encodes:
- a CDS encoding DUF4450 domain-containing protein, which translates to MIRKCLIFCCFSIAVFLQETLAQSKHWQDNDRTLHYTEDQGDFLLVNGRYRFNRALYGNNLASRVEAGDLPEFALYMPGMGGNLQFVLGNKQLRKKMIDADHIETRYRPGAMHYRIQDALLGKGYIDITVLAQANAEGMIVKLQPKNVKSDVQLYAIYGGASGQTFSRNGDIGADPESGFYLLPAYCERNHYRIHKNSFELRYQNKKNEPQFMQGSFSDLSKLRVSDATILDDLSNLANLENRGSPILVGEYDLTEKTHYIQIAKGKLSATEFSESSIAKIFEQAEQKRASLAGRVKINTPDRFINNLGAALSVAADGIWESPTFLHGAVAWRMRLNAWRGAYTADVLGWHDRAKEHFSSYANSQVMEPSSGPVVMDTALHLARHLEKMGTSMFSSGYISRNPNNKSVPHHYDMNLVFIDQLLSHFNYTGDVAYIKEMWPILTRHLNWEKRNFDRDNDGLYDAYCAIWASDGLQYSGGAVTHTTAYMYRAYQMMAKLAKVIGEDANPYQQEANKIQQALKNRLWLKEKGYFAEFQDALGNQLVHENPGLWTIYHAADVAILDDFESYQNLQYVTNYLPKIPIHVNGQEQQHLYTLPTTTWQPYTWSTNNVALAENLQTALAYWQSGRPDDAYQLWKSNLIESMYHGISPGNFHQLSHYDAFRGELYRDFADPIGVASRTLVEGLFGVHPRLLDNELFIKPGFPATWNHAQIELPQWSYAYKKDNTSITFQINTRYAMPVKLTLEVPVDFTAVRAVKVNGKEVKWSLKSSAINRPYVVIESDPDKDFDISIIGDGQLERIETRNVEQAFTDQWSVPLAANTQLLESFDPQGLIVNSIGQKFSFVQQERLGTFFVKLQQGEMIWWQAVDIRLLPPLKATIVKKHAGYGLIVENRSVHPQDLKIEHNSFQATLNLKSNEAKELQLPSRIFSKGTNNFYLRGKTYLQKIDYTDWTIKDKPSFLKQNLSNYYNARLTDIFQQQYLSPRPEGPTLQLPWQGIGNWCYPLTTANIDDSGIMKKAEQKDLTYLSIPFQLKNDSKNVVFVSQWDNYPTSVKIPLAGQASKMYLLVAGSTNPMQSQFINATIKVKYSDGTADTLDLINPVNWWPIEQDYLDDNHAFDLPDDRIPYRISLKSGELYKGGTWKHYTDIKGYSSRAIEGGAATLLDLPLNVKKTLQSVELIAVANDAVIGLISLTLIR; encoded by the coding sequence ATGATACGAAAGTGTTTGATTTTTTGTTGCTTTTCGATTGCCGTATTTTTACAGGAAACTCTTGCTCAATCCAAGCATTGGCAAGATAATGACCGCACGTTACATTATACCGAAGATCAGGGTGACTTCCTGCTGGTCAATGGGCGATATCGATTTAATCGCGCACTTTATGGTAATAACCTCGCATCCCGCGTTGAAGCAGGAGATCTACCCGAATTCGCGTTATACATGCCAGGAATGGGCGGTAATCTGCAATTTGTGTTAGGCAACAAGCAACTGCGAAAAAAAATGATTGATGCCGATCACATAGAGACAAGATATCGACCTGGAGCGATGCACTATCGTATTCAAGATGCTTTATTAGGAAAGGGCTATATTGATATTACTGTCCTGGCGCAGGCCAATGCTGAGGGGATGATCGTAAAACTACAGCCGAAAAACGTTAAATCTGATGTACAGCTGTATGCTATCTATGGGGGAGCGAGCGGACAAACATTCAGTAGAAATGGCGACATAGGCGCTGATCCTGAATCAGGGTTTTACCTTCTTCCAGCGTATTGTGAGCGTAACCACTATAGAATACACAAAAATAGTTTTGAGCTCAGGTATCAAAACAAGAAAAATGAGCCGCAGTTTATGCAAGGTAGTTTTTCCGATCTTTCAAAGCTGCGCGTGTCAGATGCTACCATTTTGGATGATCTTTCCAATCTGGCGAACCTGGAAAATAGGGGCAGCCCTATTCTTGTGGGAGAATATGATCTGACTGAAAAAACACATTATATTCAAATCGCTAAGGGTAAGCTTTCGGCCACGGAATTTTCTGAAAGCTCCATAGCGAAGATCTTTGAACAAGCAGAACAGAAAAGAGCTTCCTTAGCCGGTCGGGTCAAAATAAATACACCGGATCGCTTTATCAATAATTTGGGTGCAGCATTGTCGGTAGCTGCTGACGGTATTTGGGAATCGCCTACTTTTCTGCATGGTGCTGTGGCATGGCGTATGCGATTGAATGCCTGGCGGGGAGCTTATACAGCAGATGTGTTGGGCTGGCACGATAGGGCGAAAGAACACTTTTCGAGCTACGCCAATTCGCAGGTAATGGAACCAAGCTCCGGCCCCGTAGTGATGGATACCGCATTACACCTCGCACGACATTTGGAGAAAATGGGTACCTCCATGTTTTCCAGTGGCTATATTTCGCGCAATCCCAATAACAAGTCTGTCCCCCATCACTACGATATGAACTTGGTCTTTATCGATCAACTATTGTCACATTTTAATTATACAGGAGATGTTGCTTATATCAAAGAGATGTGGCCCATCCTGACCCGGCATCTCAATTGGGAAAAGCGCAATTTTGATCGTGACAATGATGGCCTGTACGATGCCTATTGTGCGATCTGGGCCAGCGATGGATTGCAATATTCTGGTGGGGCTGTCACGCATACGACCGCTTATATGTATCGTGCGTATCAGATGATGGCCAAGCTCGCAAAGGTTATCGGTGAAGATGCAAATCCCTATCAACAGGAAGCTAATAAGATTCAACAGGCATTAAAAAACCGACTTTGGCTAAAAGAAAAGGGATATTTCGCAGAATTTCAGGATGCGCTTGGCAATCAGCTTGTACACGAAAATCCGGGTTTATGGACCATTTATCATGCCGCGGATGTGGCTATCCTAGATGATTTTGAAAGCTATCAAAACCTGCAATATGTAACTAATTATTTGCCAAAGATTCCTATTCATGTCAACGGACAAGAGCAACAGCACCTGTATACTTTGCCCACGACGACATGGCAGCCCTATACCTGGTCCACCAATAATGTCGCTCTAGCCGAGAATTTACAAACGGCTCTTGCATACTGGCAGTCCGGACGGCCGGATGATGCGTATCAGCTTTGGAAGAGCAACCTTATAGAAAGCATGTATCATGGCATTAGCCCAGGAAATTTTCATCAACTCTCCCACTACGATGCATTTCGGGGTGAGTTGTACCGTGATTTTGCCGATCCCATTGGCGTCGCATCGCGAACGTTGGTTGAAGGTTTATTCGGTGTGCATCCCCGTCTATTGGATAATGAATTATTTATTAAGCCTGGTTTTCCAGCGACATGGAATCATGCGCAGATCGAATTGCCGCAATGGAGTTACGCTTATAAAAAAGATAACACCTCTATTACATTTCAAATTAACACGCGTTATGCAATGCCAGTAAAACTTACGTTGGAAGTTCCAGTAGATTTTACAGCGGTACGTGCCGTGAAGGTCAACGGAAAGGAAGTCAAGTGGTCGCTAAAATCTTCAGCTATTAATAGGCCATATGTCGTGATTGAATCTGACCCTGACAAAGATTTCGATATTTCAATCATCGGTGATGGTCAACTCGAAAGAATAGAAACCAGAAATGTAGAGCAAGCATTCACCGATCAATGGTCAGTCCCCTTAGCTGCTAATACCCAACTGTTAGAAAGCTTCGATCCTCAAGGTCTTATTGTAAACAGCATAGGGCAAAAATTTTCTTTCGTACAGCAAGAGCGGCTAGGGACCTTTTTTGTGAAGCTTCAGCAGGGAGAGATGATTTGGTGGCAAGCCGTTGATATTCGGTTATTACCACCATTGAAAGCAACGATTGTAAAAAAGCATGCAGGTTATGGGTTAATCGTAGAAAATCGTTCCGTTCACCCGCAAGACCTCAAAATTGAGCATAATAGTTTCCAGGCTACCTTAAATTTAAAATCTAATGAAGCAAAAGAACTGCAGCTTCCAAGTCGTATCTTTTCGAAAGGAACAAACAACTTTTATCTGCGTGGGAAGACTTATCTTCAAAAAATAGATTATACCGATTGGACGATTAAGGATAAACCGAGTTTTTTGAAACAAAATTTATCAAATTATTACAATGCCCGTTTGACAGATATATTTCAACAGCAATATCTTTCGCCACGACCAGAAGGTCCGACGTTGCAACTCCCTTGGCAAGGGATAGGCAATTGGTGCTATCCATTGACGACGGCAAATATTGATGACAGCGGAATCATGAAAAAAGCCGAGCAGAAGGATCTAACATACCTAAGTATTCCGTTTCAGCTAAAAAATGACTCCAAAAATGTTGTCTTTGTCAGCCAGTGGGATAATTATCCGACAAGCGTCAAAATACCTTTAGCGGGCCAGGCCAGCAAAATGTATCTCTTGGTCGCCGGTTCTACAAATCCCATGCAATCCCAGTTTATCAACGCTACGATTAAGGTGAAATATAGCGACGGAACTGCAGATACCCTTGATCTGATCAACCCCGTAAACTGGTGGCCAATCGAACAGGACTATTTAGATGACAATCATGCTTTTGATCTCCCTGATGATCGTATTCCTTATCGAATCAGTTTAAAATCGGGCGAGCTGTATAAAGGAGGCACCTGGAAGCATTACACCGATATTAAAGGATATAGCAGCAGAGCCATTGAAGGCGGAGCGGCTACCTTATTGGATTTACCGTTAAACGTAAAAAAGACGCTCCAATCCGTAGAGCTTATTGCTGTAGCAAACGATGCGGTCATCGGTCTGATAAGTCTCACTTTAATCCGATAG
- a CDS encoding fasciclin domain-containing protein, with the protein MKRLFIYVISVFLACTYSCSKKELVSHYERPDWLKGNVWEVLDNRKEFTIFLKAVERAGFKEILNGKTIVSVFAPSDPVFLSYLKDRNLASIDQIPIHELKKMIGYHLIYYSYDKNRLMNYQPQGSQNLQPAFAGLYYKHRSRSQDSISEEMDVTDGIVKKVYHKDRFVPVLSATHFQTKGIDAKQNYEYFFGADSWSGTTGFNVSNAGITEYDIPADNGYVYVIDQVIAPLPTVYERLDHSTAYKDFLAVYDRFRTYTYDEQASMNYAAAGESLFLVHHGALPAIASEWSYNGESGTPDYANLGDLSYKAFNVFAPNNQALSTFFNQYFKSYYPSMKEVDMLPLAMMLRNHVYAGNIVFPAEIGKNPDIKTVDGIPIVFNTQSDVGDKAIASNGTFYGLNKVLIPEAFNSVTGPVLVNPKFKIFMYMLHNSGMYKTLASRDIRYTLLIPSDEEILSTLYGDSYIFWNEGNPFVFGDEEVQIQNNDGVKVAMSQRQQELFVSDHIVYDDITNLAGTKVYRTRNPYNYIFTKNGSLYSTATYNSNEPVSVKPIAGSWYNGKSFEAAQTLLGETRTIKFTLIGAETSSNPLNKYAEFSKLLAKAGMIDAGSSLSFLFGNRFMLFAPDNATVLSGLAAGLIPTEKTALAEYLKSYFVSVSDNSIGDYPFPGFGVQGTWNTTRRTGYNLYRQITLMDYGTGLSLEDSDGTHISIVDYLPQVFNDGAVYHINKLLKP; encoded by the coding sequence ATGAAAAGACTATTCATCTATGTTATTAGTGTCTTTTTAGCCTGTACATATTCCTGCTCCAAAAAGGAACTTGTATCGCACTATGAGAGACCGGATTGGCTGAAAGGCAATGTGTGGGAGGTTTTGGACAATCGCAAAGAATTTACCATTTTTTTAAAAGCGGTTGAACGTGCTGGTTTTAAAGAAATATTGAATGGCAAAACAATTGTATCTGTCTTTGCGCCCAGCGACCCTGTGTTTTTAAGCTATCTGAAGGATAGAAACCTGGCCTCGATAGATCAAATCCCAATCCACGAACTAAAAAAAATGATCGGTTACCATCTGATCTATTATTCGTACGATAAAAATAGACTGATGAATTATCAACCGCAGGGGAGTCAAAATCTGCAACCAGCTTTTGCAGGACTGTATTACAAACACCGCAGCAGAAGTCAAGATTCCATCAGTGAAGAAATGGATGTAACCGATGGAATTGTCAAAAAAGTATATCATAAAGACAGGTTTGTTCCAGTTCTTTCTGCGACCCATTTTCAAACTAAAGGAATTGATGCAAAGCAGAATTATGAATATTTTTTTGGAGCAGATAGCTGGTCAGGAACAACTGGTTTTAATGTCTCGAATGCAGGAATTACGGAATATGATATTCCTGCAGATAATGGTTATGTGTATGTGATCGATCAGGTAATTGCGCCCTTACCTACTGTTTATGAACGATTGGATCATAGTACAGCCTACAAAGATTTCTTGGCTGTTTACGACCGTTTTCGAACGTACACGTATGACGAACAGGCGAGTATGAATTATGCAGCTGCAGGAGAGTCCTTATTTTTAGTTCACCACGGTGCTTTGCCTGCGATTGCTTCGGAATGGTCCTATAATGGTGAGTCAGGTACTCCAGACTATGCCAATCTTGGCGATCTTTCCTATAAAGCGTTTAATGTATTTGCGCCCAATAACCAAGCATTGTCGACTTTCTTTAATCAATATTTTAAATCATATTATCCGTCGATGAAGGAGGTCGATATGTTGCCTTTGGCAATGATGCTACGTAACCACGTATACGCTGGAAATATAGTCTTTCCTGCTGAGATCGGTAAGAATCCCGATATCAAAACAGTCGATGGAATTCCTATTGTTTTCAATACTCAGTCGGATGTAGGAGATAAAGCGATTGCCTCTAATGGAACATTCTATGGGTTAAATAAAGTGTTAATTCCGGAAGCTTTTAATAGTGTGACTGGCCCCGTGTTAGTCAATCCAAAATTCAAAATTTTCATGTACATGCTCCATAACTCGGGTATGTACAAAACGTTAGCGAGTAGGGATATACGTTACACACTGTTGATTCCATCCGATGAAGAAATTCTCAGTACACTTTATGGCGATAGTTATATCTTCTGGAACGAAGGTAACCCCTTTGTATTTGGAGACGAAGAAGTCCAAATTCAAAATAACGACGGTGTTAAAGTAGCCATGTCGCAACGTCAACAAGAGCTTTTTGTTTCCGATCATATTGTATATGATGATATCACCAATTTGGCCGGTACGAAAGTGTACCGTACTCGAAATCCATATAACTATATTTTTACTAAGAATGGAAGCTTGTATTCGACGGCTACCTATAATAGTAATGAGCCAGTTTCTGTGAAGCCAATTGCGGGAAGTTGGTATAATGGAAAGAGTTTCGAAGCAGCTCAAACTTTATTAGGAGAAACGCGAACGATCAAGTTTACACTGATTGGCGCTGAAACAAGTAGCAATCCGCTAAATAAATATGCAGAATTTTCGAAGTTATTGGCTAAAGCAGGGATGATAGATGCAGGCAGCTCGCTGTCCTTTCTTTTTGGCAATCGTTTTATGCTGTTCGCCCCGGATAACGCCACAGTTTTGTCGGGCCTAGCTGCGGGCCTGATTCCAACAGAGAAGACAGCCTTGGCAGAATATCTTAAATCTTATTTTGTTTCCGTATCCGACAATTCTATTGGCGATTATCCTTTCCCCGGTTTCGGTGTCCAGGGAACCTGGAATACCACACGAAGAACAGGGTATAACCTTTATCGGCAAATTACCCTAATGGATTATGGGACGGGACTGAGTTTGGAAGATTCAGATGGGACGCACATTTCAATCGTAGACTATCTGCCACAAGTATTTAATGATGGAGCTGTCTATCATATCAACAAACTTTTAAAGCCATAG
- a CDS encoding SusC/RagA family TonB-linked outer membrane protein, whose translation MKLNIFLIITWIAFVLPAYGQRAKVLTGTVQSGPNAPLAAASVYIENKDNRSLMGASTDNLGQFTIGVPAGEGLTIVAACIGYKTTKIPFNGQSTVIIKLVKDDRMIDEVVVTGEKANTKNSMGINYRNQVSATERFDMKELEALPFASIESGLQGRLANVDIVSSADPGARSAIRIRGTSSLNGNSEPLIVVDGVPYPTSIGSDFNFSTANDEDFGGLVNISPNDIESIEVLKDAAATAIWGSKGANGVLLFTTKKGRKGKTQFALSSKLDVKREAETIPMLNGGQYVALVQDAIWNSVNDLGYTSALPYLNLLYNTNEIKYDPSWVYFNEYNQNTNWLEQVTQVGHFEDNSLSISGGGDKATYRLSLGFLNDVGTTKGTKLNRYNSLLSLNYKFSNKFNVNADMSYSISDRKNFWTGEDISTPRGMAMTKMPNMSPYVIGEDGQYTDQYFTPRINFQGSFGENQMFNPVAMVNESINNTVGEQARVVFRGLYTIIPALQYIGTVGFDTRSTKNRKYLPQAVTGVIWTDPFFNRGSDMLSDELYLNTENKFIFNKKIKEHSIVATGLLQTNEARKFSYASETSGNASSSLSDPTAGGAVVNMGSGNSKTRNIGAISSLHYAYKDRYIVSGTYRGEANSSLSAQHRWKGFPSIGAAWHLGDEEFIKKLDLISTAKLRFSWGKSGNAPSGAFTYLGTFQPLTPGYIDMTAVGPVSIQLDNLKWETITQTDFGVDLSFFKNRLQFTGELYNRVTTDLLQKDVTLPSSTGFGKMRYYNSGKLANKGWELIFNAEAIRSKDFGLSVNLNVSRNRNEVIVLPDNMQFENYNFGNGKYAHKIIEGNPVGSFYGYHYLGVYQNEQDTYAKDLDGKVMYDLQGQPVYMVNGNRRVFAGDAKYQDIDGNGVINQYDIVYLGNAMPLFTMGGGINLRYKAFALSTFLHGRFGQKVVNQVRINTENMYGTANQSTAVLGRWRQEGDVTDIPRALYGEGYNYLGSDRFVEDASFVRLKMISLKYALPKKVIERWGLTRCEIFTTVQDVFTWTDYSGQDPEVSLSSNIYMLSQDNASTPRPRRFALGVNINF comes from the coding sequence ATGAAGCTAAATATATTTTTAATCATTACCTGGATTGCTTTTGTACTGCCTGCTTATGGGCAGCGTGCAAAAGTCTTGACCGGTACTGTCCAAAGCGGACCAAACGCGCCTTTGGCAGCGGCTTCCGTCTATATCGAAAACAAAGATAATCGGAGTTTGATGGGCGCTTCAACAGACAATTTAGGTCAATTCACCATTGGAGTTCCCGCCGGTGAAGGCCTAACTATTGTCGCTGCCTGTATAGGTTATAAGACCACAAAAATTCCATTTAACGGGCAGAGCACTGTAATCATCAAGCTCGTTAAAGACGATCGTATGATTGACGAGGTTGTCGTTACAGGAGAGAAGGCCAATACAAAGAATAGCATGGGAATTAACTACCGCAATCAGGTTTCGGCAACAGAACGCTTTGACATGAAAGAGTTGGAAGCACTGCCTTTTGCTTCTATTGAAAGTGGGCTACAAGGTCGACTGGCGAATGTGGATATCGTGTCTAGCGCAGACCCCGGTGCAAGAAGCGCTATCCGGATTAGAGGGACATCCTCGTTGAATGGTAATTCAGAACCCTTAATCGTTGTTGATGGTGTTCCTTATCCTACCTCCATAGGTAGCGACTTTAATTTTTCCACCGCTAACGACGAAGATTTTGGTGGCCTAGTGAATATATCTCCTAACGATATCGAATCCATCGAAGTGTTAAAAGACGCCGCGGCTACAGCGATTTGGGGCTCTAAAGGCGCAAACGGCGTTTTACTCTTCACCACGAAAAAAGGACGTAAGGGTAAAACCCAATTTGCATTGTCCAGCAAATTGGATGTTAAGCGCGAAGCAGAAACAATCCCCATGTTAAATGGAGGACAATACGTCGCACTGGTACAGGATGCCATTTGGAATTCAGTGAATGATCTGGGCTATACTTCCGCGTTACCATACCTCAATTTACTCTATAATACGAACGAAATTAAATATGATCCATCATGGGTCTATTTTAATGAGTATAATCAAAATACCAACTGGCTTGAACAAGTGACCCAAGTGGGACATTTCGAAGATAATTCTCTTTCGATTAGTGGCGGAGGAGATAAAGCTACCTACAGGCTGTCGCTAGGTTTTTTAAATGATGTGGGAACGACAAAAGGAACCAAACTGAATCGCTATAATTCACTGTTGAGTCTCAATTATAAATTCTCTAACAAGTTTAATGTTAATGCCGATATGTCCTATTCCATTAGTGATCGGAAGAATTTTTGGACGGGTGAAGATATCAGTACACCAAGAGGTATGGCCATGACCAAAATGCCCAATATGAGTCCTTATGTCATCGGGGAGGATGGCCAATATACAGATCAATATTTTACACCACGTATTAACTTTCAGGGTTCATTTGGCGAGAACCAAATGTTCAATCCAGTAGCGATGGTGAATGAATCAATCAATAATACTGTCGGCGAGCAGGCAAGGGTCGTCTTTCGAGGGCTCTATACTATTATTCCAGCGCTTCAATATATTGGTACAGTTGGATTTGATACCAGGTCAACGAAAAATCGAAAATATTTGCCGCAGGCTGTTACCGGAGTTATCTGGACTGACCCGTTCTTCAATAGGGGATCGGATATGCTGTCAGATGAGTTATACTTAAACACCGAGAATAAATTTATATTCAATAAAAAGATAAAAGAGCATAGCATTGTTGCTACGGGCTTATTGCAGACAAATGAAGCACGAAAGTTTAGCTATGCCAGTGAGACATCAGGCAACGCATCATCATCTTTAAGTGATCCAACCGCCGGCGGCGCCGTCGTGAATATGGGGTCGGGAAATTCTAAAACACGGAATATCGGTGCGATTTCCAGTTTGCATTACGCATATAAGGATCGTTATATCGTCAGTGGTACATACCGTGGGGAGGCCAACTCCAGTCTCTCGGCACAACATCGCTGGAAAGGCTTTCCTTCAATTGGCGCTGCCTGGCATCTCGGTGACGAAGAGTTTATTAAAAAATTAGACCTTATTAGTACGGCGAAACTTCGCTTTAGCTGGGGGAAAAGTGGAAATGCCCCTTCGGGCGCTTTCACCTATTTGGGCACGTTTCAGCCGCTCACGCCAGGTTATATTGATATGACTGCTGTGGGACCAGTATCCATTCAATTGGATAATCTTAAATGGGAGACGATAACCCAAACTGATTTTGGTGTCGATCTCTCTTTCTTTAAAAATAGACTTCAATTTACGGGTGAGCTATATAATCGGGTGACCACAGACCTCCTACAAAAGGACGTGACATTACCTTCATCCACTGGTTTTGGTAAAATGCGGTACTACAATTCTGGCAAATTAGCCAATAAAGGCTGGGAATTGATTTTCAATGCTGAGGCAATCCGCTCCAAGGATTTTGGTCTCTCTGTTAATCTGAATGTGTCACGTAATAGAAATGAAGTTATTGTACTTCCCGATAACATGCAATTTGAGAACTACAACTTCGGTAATGGCAAATATGCGCATAAAATTATCGAAGGCAATCCAGTAGGCTCATTTTACGGCTACCATTATCTCGGTGTATATCAGAACGAACAAGACACCTATGCCAAAGACCTGGACGGAAAAGTAATGTACGACCTACAGGGGCAACCTGTCTATATGGTAAATGGCAACAGGCGGGTATTTGCCGGCGATGCCAAATATCAGGATATTGACGGGAATGGTGTGATTAATCAATATGACATTGTTTATTTAGGAAATGCAATGCCCTTATTTACAATGGGGGGCGGGATAAACCTGCGTTACAAAGCTTTTGCGCTAAGTACTTTTTTGCACGGTAGATTTGGTCAAAAAGTAGTCAATCAGGTACGGATCAATACGGAGAATATGTATGGTACAGCGAACCAAAGTACCGCTGTACTTGGAAGGTGGCGCCAAGAGGGAGATGTTACAGATATACCACGGGCGCTATATGGTGAAGGTTACAATTACTTAGGGTCAGACCGCTTTGTGGAGGATGCATCTTTTGTTAGGTTAAAAATGATCTCTCTCAAATATGCACTTCCTAAAAAAGTAATCGAAAGATGGGGATTGACCCGCTGTGAAATATTTACGACCGTTCAGGATGTCTTTACGTGGACTGATTATTCTGGTCAAGATCCAGAAGTCTCCCTCTCAAGTAATATTTATATGCTGAGCCAGGATAATGCAAGTACGCCACGTCCAAGACGCTTTGCCTTGGGGGTAAATATAAACTTTTAA
- a CDS encoding RagB/SusD family nutrient uptake outer membrane protein gives MKICYKLMMLCLLLPAASCQKWLDLKPQNEQVSDAYWTNKAEVEAVLGAAYVKLQGAVKTMLVWGEGRGNTLSLGGYVDVDLLRLKSFSLLPTNNYAKWGEFYQIINYANMVIKYAPAVVEKDPAFNQATMASFLSEAYFLRALSYFYIVRSFGEAPLILEPYMDDQQAYELSKSSKAQLFDQIVQDLTVASNNGKEIWPTVWETKGRSTKWAIQALLADVYLWLGKYDEAIIACNTILQSGKYGLLQGTVNNKNNWFSIFNPGNSNEGIFEIQFDYTKNQTNKLMEIFGSNYNWIISNYCVSLFTENAEDIRGAGASYETVAYKLWKYLGAEGNTTIPRPYSDQNWIIYRMADIYLMKAEALIMKGESYYPQAVELITTIRSRASISRPLEAGSTELDILKALMDERAREFVGEGKRWFDLLRVAQRDQYKYKEYLIEQVLLGVSGASTPVIRSLLLNENAHYLPIHADELKYNKLLVQNPYYENLN, from the coding sequence ATGAAAATATGCTATAAATTAATGATGCTATGTCTATTGTTGCCAGCGGCATCTTGTCAGAAATGGCTTGATCTCAAACCACAGAATGAACAGGTCAGTGATGCTTACTGGACCAATAAAGCTGAAGTGGAAGCTGTATTAGGTGCGGCCTATGTAAAATTACAAGGTGCTGTTAAAACAATGTTAGTATGGGGCGAAGGCCGGGGAAATACACTGAGCTTAGGCGGGTATGTTGATGTTGATCTTTTAAGGTTAAAAAGCTTCTCGCTTTTGCCGACAAACAATTATGCAAAATGGGGTGAATTTTATCAGATTATCAATTATGCCAATATGGTGATAAAGTATGCCCCTGCTGTTGTTGAAAAAGATCCAGCGTTTAATCAAGCGACTATGGCATCTTTTTTATCGGAGGCTTATTTTTTGCGAGCACTCAGTTATTTCTACATCGTTAGGAGTTTTGGCGAGGCACCATTGATCCTAGAACCCTATATGGACGATCAGCAAGCATACGAATTGTCAAAATCGTCCAAAGCTCAGCTCTTTGATCAGATTGTGCAGGATCTGACGGTTGCGTCAAACAACGGTAAGGAGATCTGGCCAACGGTTTGGGAAACCAAAGGGCGTTCCACAAAATGGGCTATACAAGCGCTGTTGGCAGATGTCTACCTCTGGCTGGGAAAATATGATGAGGCGATAATCGCCTGTAATACCATATTGCAGTCAGGAAAGTACGGGCTCTTGCAGGGAACAGTCAATAATAAGAATAATTGGTTCAGTATTTTTAATCCCGGAAATTCCAACGAGGGGATTTTTGAAATCCAATTTGATTATACCAAGAATCAAACAAATAAATTGATGGAAATATTTGGCTCCAACTATAATTGGATCATATCCAACTATTGTGTGTCGCTATTTACAGAAAATGCCGAAGATATCCGCGGCGCAGGGGCATCCTACGAAACGGTTGCCTACAAGCTTTGGAAATATTTAGGGGCAGAAGGAAATACAACGATTCCTAGACCCTATAGTGATCAAAATTGGATCATCTATCGGATGGCGGATATTTACCTGATGAAGGCCGAAGCATTGATTATGAAAGGAGAAAGTTACTACCCACAAGCGGTAGAATTGATCACTACGATTCGGTCAAGGGCCTCAATTTCCCGCCCGCTCGAAGCAGGGAGTACCGAATTGGATATATTGAAAGCATTAATGGATGAGCGTGCACGGGAGTTTGTGGGAGAAGGAAAACGTTGGTTTGATCTATTACGTGTGGCGCAACGAGATCAATATAAATATAAAGAATATTTGATCGAACAAGTATTACTCGGCGTATCAGGAGCCTCAACACCTGTGATTAGATCCCTATTGCTCAATGAGAATGCGCACTATTTGCCAATACATGCCGATGAATTGAAGTATAATAAATTGCTTGTGCAGAACCCGTATTATGAAAACCTAAATTAA